The Deltaproteobacteria bacterium region ATGAGCCGGTTCCATGGAGCCAGCGGGTCTGCCACGTTTATGACCTCCTCTTCGGTCTCTTCGTCCAAAAAATCGAGGTCGTCATCCATGAACTCTGCTCCCACCGTCCCTTGGTCCAATGGGGTTTGGTCATTATCTGCCGCATTTTTTTCGGTCCTTTCATCCGAGAGCGCAACATCGTCTTGTGGAACTCCAACGTTCACCGCATCGTCCATGTCCGACGGCGCCTGGTCGTTTGTGGAGAGGGTCGTTTGCGGGTTTTGTGCTACAGGGGCAGAGGATGACGTCTCTGAAGGACGATGGGCGCACCCGGCTGAACAGAAAACAAGAACAAAGAAACTCCACGTCAAGTATTTCACGGCTTTTGCTCCTTTGATTGTGTGATGTTACAAAACAGACAAGATGGTTGCCACGCCTTTTGCGTTTGGGCTGCGGCGACATCAGTGTGCCTCTGGCGCTTCTGATTCATATATTCGAGTGTGAGGTATAATGCTACATGAGTTATCGGCACAAGCCGTCGATGGCTGAACAAAAAAATCGCGAATGCTCTTTTTGGCCGAGAAGAGCATTTCAGGCGAAGATGCGTCGTTCGTTTCGCGGAGTGCGGGGGATATTATCCGGAGTTATTGAGAACTTGCCAGACTGGCGTGGATCAGGGTCAGCAATGGGGGCGCGGCAGCGCTTCCAGGCCGGCCTGGTCCGAGACAGCGTTGCCTTCTTTCTGCTGTTCGATCTTTTTTTTCAGCCTTTCAATAAGGTGAGACGCAGATTTTGACAACAGGATTTTGTTGAATTGAGTTCTGTAGTTTTTCACCAGGCTTACACCTTCGATGTTCACGTCGTAGACCTTCCAGACGCCGTCACGTAGCTTCATGCCATAATTTACCGGAATCTCAAGAGTCTCTCTAACTATCTTTGTTTTGACCAGGGCCTTGGAATCCGTAACCATTTCTTCCTTTACGTAGACGACCTTTTCTTCCTGGTAATCCTTTTGTATCTTATCAATATAGGTGTTTCCGAGAAACTCCGCAAAGACCTGCGTGAATTCCTTTCTTTCCTGCGGGGTAAAACCCCTCCAATTGCGGGCCAGGGTCCGTTTGGCCATCTCCGTAAAGTCGAAAAGCTTGAAGATGATTTCCCAGATCTTTTCCCGCTCCACATCCCTTTTAGCGGAGTCTTGATACTGGGGGTCGTTCAGGACACTGATGATGCTATCGATGGGCCCGCGAAGCGCATCAAGCGGCTGGGCGCTTTGGGCCAAAGAGGGCATTCCGATTAGTAGCACAACAAGAACAGGGATGATCTTTTTCATGGCCTTTTCCTTTCATAATAGAATCACTACTTCTTACACACCGCCGAAAACGTATTTGCTGATCAGTTCCTCCAAATCCATGGCCGACTCGGTCTCTGTGATCAGGTCTCCTGGCTTGAGAATCTCGTCTGAGCCTCCCGGTGTGATCTTGACATACTTATCCCCTATCAGCCCCGAGGTTTTCACCGAAGCGATCACGTCGTCCGTCAAGACCACATCTTTTCGGATTTTCATCTTGACCCGAGCCACGAGTCTTTCCTGCTCCAGGGAAATGGAATCGACCTGGCCGATTTGCACACCGGCCATCTCCACGCAGGCCCCTGCAGTGAGACCTGACACCGACTGGAACTGCGCGTAGATCGGATAATGATTGTCTCCTATCCAGTCCATCCTCCCGAGCTTAATAGTCAAGTATCCCACGCAGATGATTCCAATAATCACGAAGATGCCTACTGCCGTTTCCACGGACGTCTTTTTCATGGTTCCTCCGACGAATCAACTGATACGGAATTCATAGATCGTGTTCTTCCTCGATTCTGCGCTGACAATAACCTGTTCTATGGGGTCATTTTCCTGCGCTTCAGCAAAGCCTGCGCTGACCGCAAAACAAAATCCAGGATAGGGTTTCATCTCAAGCATTTCCTCTGTCTTCAGCTCGTTGGCCAGCTTGACACAGGTCAAGTGAGCTTGCTCCTTATCGCTATTGGGAAGGACCGCAATGATCTTGTTAAGGCCGTACCGGGAACAGATATCGGAAATTCGAAGACGTTTGCGCAGTTCTTCGGCAAAGTTTCTGAGCAGAGTCTGTCCCGTTGCATAGCCTGCCTTTTCGTTGATATCGTCCAAATTTTCCAGTGTTAAGATGATTAGGGAAAAGGCCGTCTGGTGGCGTTTGAGCCGGGCCATCTCTTCCCGGAATCTTTGCTCTCCTTGTGGCTGGGGGGCCATGCCGGTGAGGACGTCGTGACGGCTTTCCAGGCCTTGGACGAACTGCTGCACCTCAGGGTCAGAAACCTGTTGGATCTCTTTGGGAGTCCCCTCAAAAAGGATCCTGCCTGCTTCCAACATGGCAATGCGTTGCGAGATATAGAAGACGTCCGGTATCTCGTGGCTGACTACCACCCCGGTGAATCCGAACTTCTTCTGGTAGTCAGAGATCATACTGTGCACAGCGTTTTTGCGGATCGGA contains the following coding sequences:
- a CDS encoding ATP-binding cassette domain-containing protein; translation: MTQPLIEFKNVSKKFGEQAILEGANLSIYQGEVTTIIGKSGVGKSVLLKHIIGLIEPDSGQVLFSGQPLSAMNKEERRAIKRKFSYMFQNTALFDSMTVFDNVALPLKERTKLPEGEIRRLVQDMMSRLDLHKIDEKYPSQLSGGMKKRVALARALVTDPETVLFDEPTTGLDPIRKNAVHSMISDYQKKFGFTGVVVSHEIPDVFYISQRIAMLEAGRILFEGTPKEIQQVSDPEVQQFVQGLESRHDVLTGMAPQPQGEQRFREEMARLKRHQTAFSLIILTLENLDDINEKAGYATGQTLLRNFAEELRKRLRISDICSRYGLNKIIAVLPNSDKEQAHLTCVKLANELKTEEMLEMKPYPGFCFAVSAGFAEAQENDPIEQVIVSAESRKNTIYEFRIS
- a CDS encoding ABC transporter substrate-binding protein, whose product is MKKIIPVLVVLLIGMPSLAQSAQPLDALRGPIDSIISVLNDPQYQDSAKRDVEREKIWEIIFKLFDFTEMAKRTLARNWRGFTPQERKEFTQVFAEFLGNTYIDKIQKDYQEEKVVYVKEEMVTDSKALVKTKIVRETLEIPVNYGMKLRDGVWKVYDVNIEGVSLVKNYRTQFNKILLSKSASHLIERLKKKIEQQKEGNAVSDQAGLEALPRPHC
- the mlaD gene encoding outer membrane lipid asymmetry maintenance protein MlaD — its product is MKKTSVETAVGIFVIIGIICVGYLTIKLGRMDWIGDNHYPIYAQFQSVSGLTAGACVEMAGVQIGQVDSISLEQERLVARVKMKIRKDVVLTDDVIASVKTSGLIGDKYVKITPGGSDEILKPGDLITETESAMDLEELISKYVFGGV